Genomic DNA from Xiphophorus couchianus chromosome 12, X_couchianus-1.0, whole genome shotgun sequence:
AAAACGACTTTCACTGGCAGCAGATTTAAGATTTACTGGCAACCAGTCCCACCAGTTTCACTTTGAATGAATGTGAATTAATTTTGGGTTTGGCTGAAACTGAGGCCCACTGTCAGACCGCAGCTGCAGAGGATTTGTTCTCAATTTGAAAGGTTGTAAATTCTTGCTCAGTGTTAAGATTTGGCTTGTTGACGGGTGACAAAGTCCTGCAATGTGGGAAACTCCGCAGGACCCTGTGAAGACCCGTCGGTCTTTGACCCGAAGGTCAAACCGTGGGTGAAAGCCCTTAAAGGGGTCAAAGAATCTCACAAGGCATTCCTGTTTCCAGGAAATGGGCGCATGTTCCCAAAAATGCTTGGAATAATGCTGACAGCTGCTAAGAGCCCACAGTCTGCTGGAGGAaatgagaaagagaagaaaaatacacaaagctAAACTCTACAGAATCCAACCATGCAGAGGAAACCAAGTGAAGAAAATCAGGCAATGTCTCTGAAAACATGGCTGcaagaatcaatcaatcaatcacataattacacatcaaaatgtttaatttataatgtttcaaaagcaactgtATGCTGGGTTcttagtctggatttaaaggaactcagtgtttcagctgatttgcagttttctggaagtttgttccagatttgtggtgcatagaagctgaatacTGAGATCtttaagccgttcagtgatgtATAAACTAGCAGCAGTAATTTAAcatctattctctgagctacagggatggaaggactgtagaactgggtgatgtgctctaacgtcctggttttagtcagaacaccagcagcagcagcgttctggatcagctgcagcaggaggatcGATTTGTTCAGTCAGACCTGCTGCGGTAATGAATGTTGTTTCCAGACTTTTGAAGGATTTCATACAGGAGCTGCAAATAGAAGCAGTTATTAGTGCTTTTGCTTTACAGCAAGAAGGTTGtcaaattctttttatttttacttttactgtagcttagtttattttacttttactataCCTTGGCTTACTATGGTTTACTTTGGTTGAgcttagtttagttcagtttagtttaccTTTGCTAATTATACTAAGCTAAACCTCTTCACTATATTATAGTCCACTTTAGCTTAGTAACTATTGTATAGTTTATCATTTTAACTCCATTTCATCTGTTAGTGGGAAACGCCGCTCTGCTAAATATGCTGGAATATCATCCAGGTTAATCGGCGCCTAAAAGTCTTTCAAAGTTCCTGAGCATTTTTCAGCAGTGAAGCTTTTTATCGGGTTCTTCATGCCTCTTTGTGTCTGTTTCAAATGCTTAAGTGTTTCACGTGTTTGACACAAAGGAAAGACCCGGAGGAAtccaaacatttacagtaatGAGTTCATGCAGAAAGTCCCAAACTGCAAACACAAAGGGactgattttctgtttatgtgGGGATGGAAATGAGGCGTATACTGCAACCTGATCCCAACCCAGTGCAGTTCATCACAGAAGCAGGCGGACAAATTTTATCTGCTTCGCCTCCAATTAACTACGTTAACTAAACATCTGGTGtttagtatattttatttagtttgtacttgtatatgttattatttattccatccatccatcgtctatAGCTGTTTGAGTTCATCACAAGGCAATAATTGCCTGATATTTAttcacttattttattattagatttatgtttccatttatgcattgattgattcatttacccaacaaaaagtaaaaaataaacataaacgtATAAAGTCACATTCTGGAAGTGATTCTGtttcaggtttattttattaattagacGGTTCATGAcaatattttgttcatttagttatttgtttgtatattttaatttcaaacattttgtttacctttaacaatactttttttatttatatatttttctaaataattttttggtttcAACAGTGTTTTGTGCATTAATTTTACGTCTGTTATGAATTCAGTGATGTTTTGCAGCTCTTCCGACAAGCAgaaattaagatttaaaacaaaagacaaaatagaatcaaatgtttattcaacaaattcatgaaatttctttttctttttttattacaaaatcataaaaaacttTAACTATTAGCTTTAGTTGTAAAACAaggttttaatataaaataagacACAAAAAATATGGACTGATAAACCAAAAGTCTTTAGTGAGGCAGTGCATCAAggatgaattttttaaaaatacaactttagtatcttgatggtttttttttatgtttttacatttttttagtgatgattttgtcttttcttctccaAAAAGTCAATGAGTTTCTGCACTCCTGGATTCCCTTCAGCAGGAACGACACAGAGCTTCATGTTTTTCCTGTTGACAAACCTGcaaaaaaagaggggaaaaaaggagattAAGAGATAAACTAGGAGTctacatgtttctttttctggcCTGATTAGTTAAATTAACACTCACACAGTGGCGCTGATGTCGCAGCCCATCCCGGCTCTCTGGACGCTGTAGCTCACCAGGTTTCTGGGGTTCAGACGCTTTTCACTCTCCACTCTCAGGCAGCAATCCACCGCAATCTGAGCTGCAGGAACATGAAGCAAGGCGTTCATTTTGACGATTGgcatcatcaaaaacatcaataaacatcaaattttggtcaatttttcatttctaatggttcaaaagcaactctaaacagctgcGTTTTTAGACTTGATTTAGAtcaactcagtgtttcggctgatttgcagttttctggaagattGCTCCAGATTTTGTGCTGCTTAGAAACCGAATGCtaaattcagtaaattaaataaaagctgatctGACTGCAGCAAagttggctttttatttttttaaaaagaaaaatttaaatagaatgtttttctacagtgatacattttttaaactttgtcagcattttaaattatatgaaaataataactttacccagattagaaaaataataaaaaatcaaccACCTATGCAACATTTGCATCATTCTTGAACCGCAAAAACTCAGTCACGGTTTgaacaataaagaaaatattttggagtGAAATCTGGGATGTAAAAATCGTTCATCTTCTTACCTGAAGCAAACTCAATGCAGATGAGACCCAGTAaaatcagagctgcagctttggTGGCCATTTTTCTGCGTTTTCAGGTCAGATCAGGGCAAATCTTCATGCGGTGGATGAGGATCTGGAgctgcaggtgtatttatatAGGTGTTGACAGAAAGCGAAACTTTCAGCAATCCCTCGCTGACTGGAAGTGAGGACAGCTGGCAACACGCCTACATGTCTCCAGGCCTTGTCTTTATTCTTTCATGGTTCAGTGCCAAAAATTCCCtaaagtttgatttttgcaCGGTTCAAGGCTCTAAACGCTCTGGAGGAAAACATGCGATTAAAATGGACAAAGCACTtaactaaaatgtaaacattggaTTTCTGTTGGAAATTCAAGTTAATTGTAATTGAAAACAGTAAATTTAGTTGATGGGATTTGttgggggctgcacagtggcgcagttggtagcactgttgccttgcagcaagaaggtcctgggttcgattcccggcccggggtctttctgcatggagtttgcatgttctccctgtgcatgcatgggttctctccgggtactccggcttcctcccacagtccaaaaaccatgactgtcaggttatagaatagaatagaatagaagtactttattcatcccagcagggaaattactttgcagttacagcatagagacaacaaacaataacaactaccactgactagtagttgtagataaattaaaaataaaatataaaatgctataaattgtaaaaatatgaaatgctgttaatataaaaagcaacttaagagcagtccttgcaaagattcaaaaaaaatgcagatatgtatatgtaaatatatgtacagcaagtgtgccacagtgcagttgtgcaaaattggactgattagtgcagaacaatgatttagcttttattgtacagtgagatggcatgtggcaggaaggatttcctgtatgtAATTagttggtctctctaaattctcgctaggtgtgagtgtgtgtgtgcatggttgtttgtcctgtatgtctctgtgttgccctgtgacagactggcaacctgtccagggtgaaccccgcctctcgcccggaacgtagctggcaATGGGCACCAGTGACCCTCCCGACCCCAATAGGAACaaaggtgaacagaaaatggatggatggatggatggatggatggatggatttgttGGTTTAAGAGCAACTTTGCAAGCtgcaatacaaaaaaacaaaatctttccaaTAAATTTTCGGTCTAGCTTCGcgtgaaaatatcttattacacttataatgagacaaaactcacaagtaacttttcatcaagatatcagagcttgtttgaagtaaataattccttaatatcaatgaaaaagttccactggcagattattttacttgtaacATGGGAAACATGTCACCATctcatatttattcaaaatcaaatattcagaaaatgaCCAAGTACAGAGTTTACTGAAGTGGCAGCATGatagatttattgtttgtttggatTATTTCTCATAATTCtatcagattaaagtcagaaattaaTCTCTGAACTGAGTGTTTATCTTTTGGGTCAAAGTCTTCCTGCAGAATCTGGTTTTGAATCTGCACAGATTGAAACTTTGATATTTGCTTTAagacagtggtccccaaccactgggccgcggaccaattggtaccgggccgtgCAAGAAATAATAAACTACTTCcgggtgttttattttgaaaatcctaaaccggagtttaccggttacgtcttgcgcgtcaaaattgagccaactttcTCCGCAGCAAAATTGCGCAGGGCTGACCGGTCCTTGTGGACTGCTGCTTTAAGACACAACTGGAGATCATTTCAGTTCTTTAATTAACTAATTCAAACTCAGACAAAAAGTACAGCttgatataaaatattgtgaaatctgtttataaatcaaacaaagtgtttgttttgtaatcagctgctctcttttattttgatatttttgaaaCGAGTTACTTTCGTTCggctgtttcctgttttatttcttttttgtcagcgatttattgatttatttgccTCAGTTGCTGGAACTTTATTgtgtttgtcatttattttagtaaaaatatatctttttatgtctttatttttggaaGTATCTGGTTTAACTTTATGTATTCATTTGTTCATGTACAAGTTGTTAAATTCAGCCTTTTTTATTGTAGTTGTTAGTAGaggatttttaatgtttttagattaaagtgcctttgttctattttattttatttggtactctttttcttttaattttatttatgtatcatttaaaagttttgatgttgttttaaaaggaaattataaaaagacatttttaaatatttttaattatttctttaattgactgtttccagttttattccttttcttttatatcactaattttattatgtatttattttagtgcAATATTTATTCAGGCTGTGTTTTATAATGTTCTTTgctaaaattgtaatttttaatttttttaagtttgagttttgtcttttaaatcaATCATTATTCATTTCCATTGTATTGTACTGTTGTTTAAGAatttcatttgctttgtttttttttatttattcatttatttactttctcattttatttgtattaaagaATCACAAGTTGTGTAGAGGAAGTCAAGACTTGTAAAAAACATCACAGTaaccaaaatgtacaaaattatataaaacagtttatttaaactctgtacaataaaataatcacattttgtcacaacaaaCCGTCCTGCAGCATACAGTACAGTGATAAACGTTTCTGCTTCCGCCGTTACAGTTCAGGCAAGTTCAggcagtttttctgtttctgtacaaCATGTCagaaattaaacagaaagaaaacaaacaaaaaagaggaaacaaaagtcTGTCaccataaattagaataaacaTGTGCAGAACCAAAACAACTTGTGAGTAACTTCACGAGTTTGATCTTTTCAGGAGTTTTTCCGTCTTTTCTCCACGTTCTGTAACCAAAGGAGAgcagaaagtgagaaaatgcatttcaaataacttcaataaatcaaaagaaaacgAGAGAGATAAGTCGTTTTACCTGTTCTAGTGTTGAGAGTGTCTCCTGTCCACAGTCTTGATGAGGTTTTTCACCCACTGGTTTCCTTCAGGGGGGACGACACACAGCTTCATGCCTTTCTTATTCATAAACCTGCAAAAACCAGATGGAGAAATGTCATTAAAATCCAGCAGAACTTTAAGAAAATAACTGGTAAGTCTGAGCAGACACTCACACAGTGGCGCTGATGTCACAACCCGACCCGGCAACCTGAAGCTTGTAGCTCACAATGTTTTTAGGAATCAGACGTTTTTCACTGACGCTCAAGCAGCAATCCATCACAATCTGGGCTGCAggaatacaaaaataacaacaaattaATGCTTTTCAATGAGAAAATGCAGGCAGATTTaagaaaattgtaatttttctctTACCTGTTGCAACCTGGAAGCAGATGATTCCCAGGAAGAGCATAGCTGCAACTTTGGAGGCCATTTCTCTGGAGTGTTTTCTCTTCTTCGGAGAGTTTCTTCAGgagaaagctgctgctgctgtgacaaGACGAGTGAGCTGCAGGTGAATTTATACAGGTGCAAGAGAAAGTGAAAGTTTAAACAGTCCTCATTGACTGAAAGTGTGGACTTTTGGCAACAGATTTGGACAAGCTCAGacacgtttaaaaaaaaaatcccctaaaATAGGTTTTTACATGCAGCTCAGATAACATGCAACAATCTGCTCAACCGTGCAGTAGCTGCTGATTTGGACGAAGACataagaaacaattaaattaaacaaactcgTAAATAATGTGATTATGAATGATTTTCTGCAACCCTTAaccacaaaaaagtaaaattgcaCAAACTTGGTTTTCCAGCTCaatgtttgagttttaaaacatttataaaataaaattatcttataAGGAAACCTTTActgggggctgcacagtggcgcagttggtagcactgttgccttgcagcaagaaggtcctgggttcgattcccggccggggtctttctgcatggagtttgcatgttctccctgtgcatgcgtgggttctctccgggtactccggcttcctcccacagtccaaaaacatgactgttaggttaattggtctatctaaattctccctaggtgtgtgtttgtgtgtgaatggttgtttgtcctgtatgtctttgtgttgccctgcgacagactggcgacctgtccagggtgaaccccgcctcccgcctgga
This window encodes:
- the LOC114154825 gene encoding C-C motif chemokine 20-like is translated as MATKAAALILLGLICIEFASAQIAVDCCLRVESEKRLNPRNLVSYSVQRAGMGCDISATVFVNRKNMKLCVVPAEGNPGVQKLIDFLEKKRQNHH
- the LOC114154085 gene encoding C-C motif chemokine 20-like → MASKVAAMLFLGIICFQVATAQIVMDCCLSVSEKRLIPKNIVSYKLQVAGSGCDISATVFMNKKGMKLCVVPPEGNQWVKNLIKTVDRRHSQH